The following are encoded together in the Vanrija pseudolonga chromosome 7, complete sequence genome:
- the Arpc4 gene encoding Actin-related protein 2/3 complex subunit 4, with product MSNTLRPYLNAVRSTLTAALTLENFSSQVVERHNKPEIEAGTTPEVLLNPVVVSRNEHERVLIEPSINSIRVSISIKQADETEKILCHKFTRFMTMRAENFIILRRKPIAGYDISFLITNFHSETMLKHKLVDFIIQFMEDVDKEISEMKLSLNARARIVAESYLSTFT from the exons ATG TCCAACACACTCCGCCCCTACCTCAACGCCGTGCGCTCGACGCTCACGGCCGCTCTCACGCTCGAGAACTTTAGCTCGCAGGTGGTCGAGAGGCATAACAAGCCGGAGATTGAGgctgg CACAACACCCGAGGTCCTCCTCAACCCCGTCGTGGTCAGCCGtaacgagcacgagcgcgtgctCATCGAGCCCTCTATCAACTCGATCCGCGTCAGCATCAGCAtcaagcaggccgacgagacggagaAGATCCTGTGCCACAAGTTTACGCGGTTCATGACCATGCGCGCTGAGAACTTTATCATCCTGCGCCGGAAGCCTATTGCC GGCTACGACATCTCGTTCCTCATCACCAACTTCCACTCGGAGACAATGCTCAAGCacaagctcgtcgacttTATCATCCAGTTCATGGAGGACGTTGACAAGGAGATCTCGGAGATGAAGCTCAGCCTCAATGCGCGTGCGCGTATTGTGGCCGAGAGCTACCTTTCGACT TTCACGTAA
- the rpn-8 gene encoding 26S proteasome regulatory subunit rpn-8: protein MPGLTTAQVNELSATNVVIHPLVLLSVVDHASRVQLSSKKRVLGVLLGQDDGTTINVANSFAVPFEEDEKDPKTFFLDLDYVEEMWRMFRKVNAKERPIGFYHTGPRLRSSDLEITELFKRFCPRPVMVIVDVRAHGGRGDTGIPTDAYFAVEEIRDDGTATQRTFTHVPTTIEAEEAEEIGVEHLLRDISSTNAAASSSLLTTQSLSNRVSSQLESLRGLHARLVEISEYLNDVRKNKLPVNHQIVYQVQEIVGLLPQLAGDVELGKAFRVQVNDQNVLVYLGLIIRTVLALHNLIDNRIANVQQEIDDSKSPEQKKAEAAAEAAGIKAEDVKRAEKENAEEKKK, encoded by the exons ATGCCCGGTCTTACCACTGCTCAG GTTAACGAGCTCTCTGCGACGAATGT CGTCATCcaccccctcgtcctcctctcggtcgtcgaccacgcctCGCGCGTCCAGCTGAGCAGCAAGAAGCGCGTtctcggcgtgctgctgggCCAGGATGACGGCACGACCATCAATGTTGCCAACTC CTTCGCCGTCCCCttcgaggaggacgagaaggacCCAAAAACCTTCTTCCTTGACCTCGACTACGTCGAGGAGATGTGGCGCATGTTCCGCAAGGTCAACG CCAAGGAGCGCCCAATAGGCTTCTACCACACTGGCCCGCGCCTGCGCTCGTCGGACCTCGAGATCACCGAGCTGTTCAAGCGCTTCTGCCCCCGGCCAGTCATGGTGAttgtcgacgtgcgcgcgcacggcggccgcggcgacacGGGTATCCCTACCGACGCGTACTTTGCCGTAGAGGAGATCCGGgacgacggcacggcgaCGCAGCGGACGTTCACGCACGTTCCGACGACGattgaggccgaggaggctgaggagaTTGGTGTCGAGCACCTCTTGCGCGACATCTCGTCCACCAACGCCGCGGCATCGAGCTCGCTCCTCACCACCCAGTCGCTGTCGAACCGCGTGTCGTCGCAGCTCGAGTCCCTACGCGGTCTGCACGCGCGTCTCGTTGAGATCTCAGAGTACCTCAACGACGTGCGCAAGAACAAGTTGCCCGTCAACCACCAGATCGTGTACCAGGTTCAGGAGATTGTCGGTCTGCTGCCCCAGCTTGcaggcgacgtcgagctcggcaaggccTTCCGCGTGCAGGTCAACGACCAGAACGTACTCGTGTACCTTGGTCTTATCATCCGCACCGTGCTGGCTCTCCACAACCTGA TCGACAACCGTATCGCCAATGTCCAGCAGGAGATTGACGACTCCAAGTCGCCAGagcagaagaaggccgaggcggctgccgaggctgctggcatcaaggccgaggatgtcaagcgcgccgagaaggagaatgccgaggagaagaagaagtag
- the utp22 gene encoding U3 small nucleolar RNA-associated protein 22 has product MAVKRKSLGQDAKVKKAKTAPAELDTDDEIEQYAAQSTLVDPMIDVQASDDDDDEEDAEMLSDNEDEDDGVEEFTGFDAEEEEPAPTAGPSRTKSLYKAPTLAELDELRAAEASGGNTFSLQLDALLSSTLLPSTPSAQLKGLLGAVHDLVHALPSLTPLSPPKAVARLAKGSSKGKAEAVPFPPGVELDLAEVQWKLGFEPPAEVFVGGSWAVCGGYKKGKGEAGGVDVVVVMPEAMFSAKDRTAFRYFHKRAHYLAVIYAALRKAAADASSPLHGVDLAWEDADARRPVIAISAGKAHGLKHKTVVRVHAAIPADTFPLAQLYPSKSLIRSGEGDDEASPQTSASIIRDTLHKQHLIHLHRLATALGAEDRVADKFLALWRIWAARRGLSPAASSGSFAAMILGWVVDGAEIGGKGGERAATKRTRGLGKGLGAWGALRAAWELLAHTDFEKTPVFLTGAESDARVPKAEWVASYRDVLVDPTGTLNLFGSWEKGDVELLRYFARETLAMLEDSSVDHFADVFLADHTLGPATFDEYLIIDASNVEDDADAVATAEFPSAIERHARLAADVVRRGLTDRAKLVHSQVLSDSTFAVGLLLNAAAATRVLYMGPSSTDEAAGAAFRQLWGEKAELRRFKDGSIAESVVWTPSRPEEAALIPSQAASWLITRHVGEDVDINSISSGAEWLSILQTPASAREAVNTPGAEKLGFRPVMDGYDSLYKLLKDVDSELPLAVLHVAPASEMLRYAATFIPHPVDVARARSAASSISYFPVAEVVMQFESSPRWPDDLAAIQKLKLALLEKLARVVQTRMRGVKVNIALDANASAIDDAAALEVLLPQGVAFRVRVHHEREKKLLEQALEPPLPGVPRNLPPPPRKLVVPALAKHVRRFQHLPTHHSALAPLHHRFPTFSTAVRLLKRWAAAHMLSSHLQPEALELLVAHTFLEPGALAPPSSATAAFLRTLRFIASWDWRQQPVFIPLAAVTRDAASASGRPRFASDLRAAALAAFEKRRSGEAEVVSDAWVLVTEADETGTRWTAGIGPVIAGRVAALASASLGLVSSGTAAGELNVEGLFHTPLQHYDAVFHLYPGTRAAEAVQPDESLWVGRGAFRNLGLEGTPLRLSFDPVSLLVRQIKDSYGDALLVFQDVHGGRALGLLWNPAKSQPRAFKPFLGYNSAPTKGKAALVELNRDAVVAEITRLGQGIIERVERR; this is encoded by the exons ATGGCCGTCAAGCGCAAAAGCTTGGGGCAGGATgccaaggtcaagaag gcCAAGActgcgccggccgagctcgacacggacgacgagaTTGAGCAGTACGCCGCGCAGAGCACGCTCGTGGATCCCATGATCGACGTGCaagccagcgacgacgatgacgacgaagaAGACGCCGAGATGCTGTCTGATaatgaggacgaggatgacggcgtcgaggagttCACCGGCTtcgacgcggaggaggaagagccCGCCCCAACAGCAGGCCCATCGCGCACCAAGAGCCTGTACAaggcgccgacgctcgccgagctcgacgagctgcgcgcagCCGAGGCATCAGGCGGCAACACGTTCTcgctgcagctcgacgcgctgctgtcgtcgacgctgctgccgtccacgccgagcgcgcagctcaagggcctcctcggcgccgtccacGACCTGGTGCACGCGCTCCCTAGCCTGACGCCGCTTTCGCCGCCCAAGgcggtcgcgcgcctcgcgaAGGGCAGCAGTAaaggcaaggccgaggccgtgccCTTCCCCCCTGGCGtggagctcgacctcgccgaggtccagTGGAAGCTCGGCTTCGAGCCCCCCGCCGAGGTGTTCGTCGGCGGCTCGTGGGCCGTGTGCGGAGGCtacaagaagggcaagggcgaggcTGGAGGTGTGGACGTCGTGGTGGTCATGCCGGAG GCCATGTTCTCGGCAAAGGACCGCACAGCGTTCCGCTACTTCCACAAGCGCGCGCACTACCTCGCGGTGATCTACGCCGCACTGCGcaaggccgcggccgacgccaGCTCGCCCCTCCACGGCGTTGACCTGGCCtgggaggacgccgacgcgcgccgccccgtcATCGCCATCAGTGCCGGTAAGGCGCATGGCCTGAAGCACAAGACGGTGGTGCGCGTTCACGCCGCCATCCCCGCCGACACGTTCCCCCTTGCGCAGCTGTACCCGTCCAAGAGCCTGATTCGGtccggcgagggcgacgacgaggcgtccCCGCAGACTTCGGCCTCCATCATCCGGGATACGCTGCACAAGCAGCACCTGATCCACCTGCACCGTCTCGCCACGGCCCTGGGAGCGGAAGACCGCGTCGCGGACAAGTTCCTCGCCCTGTGGCGCATctgggccgcgcgccgcggtctGTCTCctgccgcctcgagcggGTCGTTCGCAGCCATGATCCTCGGCTGGgtggtcgacggcgccgagatcggcggcaagggcggcgagcgcgccgcgacgaagCGTACCCGTGGGCTTGGCAAGGGACTCGGCGCGTGGGGCGCCCTCCGTGCCGCTTgggagctgctcgcgcacacCGACTTTGAGAAGACGCCTGTCTTCCTCACGggcgccgagagcgacgcgcgcgtgcccaAGGCCGAGTGGGTCGCGTCGTACCGCGACGTCCTGGTAGACCCGACTGGCACCCTCAACCTCTTCGGCAGCTGGGAGAAGGGCGATGTCGAGCTG CTGAGGTACTTTGCCCGCGAGACGCTCGCCATGCTGGAGGACTCGAGCGTCGACCACTTTGCCGACGTCTTCCTCGCGGACCACACGCTCGGCCCGGCGACATTTGACGAGTACTTGAT TATCGATGCCTCCAATGTTGaagatgacgccgacgccgtcgccacggCCGAGTTCCCTTCGGCAATCgagcgccacgcccgccttgccgccgacgtcgtgagGCGCGGCTTGACCGACCGCGCAAAGCTCGTGCACTCGCAGGTGCTCTCCGACTCGACGTTTGCCGTCGGGCTGTTGCTCaacgctgccgccgcgacccGCGTGCTCTACATGGGGCCCTCGTCtaccgacgaggccgccggcgccgccttccGCCAGCTCTGgggcgagaaggccgagctTCGCCGCTTCAAGGACGGCTCGAtcgccgagtcggtcgtCTGGACCCCCTCGCGGCCCGAGGAAGCAGCCCTCATCCCCTCccaggcggcgagctggctcATCACGCGCCACGTGGGCGAGGACGTTGACATCAACTCCATctccagcggcgccgagtggctCTCGATCCTCCAGAcccccgcgtcggcgcgcgaggcggtcaaCACCCCCGGCGCGGAGAAGCTCGGCTTCAGGCCGGTCATGGACGGCTACGACTCGCTGTACAAGCTGCTCAAGGACGTCGACTCGGAGCTGCCCCTCGCGGTTCTGCACGTCGCACCAGCGTCCGAAATGCTGCGCTACGCCGCGACTTTCATCCCTCACCCGGTCGACGTGGCGCGTGCGAGatccgccgcctcgtccatcAGCTACTTCCCCGTCGCGGAGGTGGTGATGCAGTTCGAGTCGTCGCCCCGCTGGCctgacgacctcgccgcgatccagaagctcaagctcgcgctgctggagAAGCTTGCTCGCGTGGTGCAGACTCGCATGCGTGGGGTCAAGGTCAACAttgccctcgacgccaacgccagcgCTATCGACGATGCTGCGGCTCTCGAAGTCCTCCTCCCGCAGGGCGTTGCCTTCCGCGTCCGCGTTCaccacgagcgcgagaagaagCTGCTTGAGCAGGCACTCGAGCCGCCACTCCCCGGTGTGCCACGGAACCTGCCACCCCCTccgcgcaagctcgtcgtgccGGCACTGGCGAAGCACGTCCGTCGGTTCCAGCACCTGCCTACGCACCACTCTGCCCTGGCACCGCTCCACCACCGCTTCCCGACGTTCTCGACCGCCGTGCGCCTGCTCAAGCGCTGGGCAGCGGCCCACATGCTCTCGTCGCACCTCCAGCCGGAGGCGCTGGAGCTCCTCGTGGCTCACACCTTCCTGGagcccggcgcgctcgcgcccccgtcgtccgccaccgccgcgttCCTCCGCACACTGCGCTTCATCGCGAGCTGGGACtggcgccagcagccagtCTTCATCCCGCTGGCGGCTGTCACGCGCGATGCGGCGAGTGCGTCTGGCCGGCCGCGCTTCGCATCTGATCTCCGTGCTGCCGCCCTTGCTGCGTTTGAGAAGCGCCGCAGTGgagaggccgaggtggtctCTGACGCTTGGGTGCTCGTtaccgaggccgacgagacgggCACACGCTGGACAGCCGGCATCGGTCCCGTGATCgctggccgcgtcgccgcgctcgcttcCGCATCTTTGGGACTTGTGTCAAGCGGCACCGCTGCAGGCGAGCTCAACGTCGAGGGCCTCTTCCACACCCCTCTGCAGCACTACGACGCCGTGTTCCATCTGTACcccggcacgcgcgccgccgaggccgtgcaGCCCGACGAATCGCTCTGGGTCGGGCGGGGCGCGTTCCGCaacctcgggctcgaggggACGCCATTGCGGCTGTCGTTTGACCCTGTCTCGCTGCTCGTGCGCCAGATCAAGGACTCGtacggcgacgcgctgctcgtcttCCAGGACGtgcacggcggccgcgctctCGGCCTGCTGTGGAACCCTGCCAAGAGCCAGCCGCGCGCGTTCAAGCCCTTCCTGGGATAcaactcggcgccgaccaagggcaaggctgcgctggtcgagctcaaccgcgacgcggtcgtcgcTGAGATTACGCGGCTGGGCCAGGGGATCATTGAGCGGGTTGAGCGGAGGTag
- the apdF_5 gene encoding Aspyridones efflux protein apdF, giving the protein MSKAPTTNALTRAPSRPLYPDEKALQRSKSRASTTTEFDGQDPLAPYPGGDLDEVDEEDDGHGVAVADKSRREPDPESAKTELKESNSASTAVEEPAAKVVYEKVKLKGWLNLVGAILANMLCFGMTQSFATFQQYYSKNELSHVSGSTISWIGAIQFAFCPMFGCVSGPLFDAGYLRHLILISGFLYVFCLMMASLSTQYYQLLLSHGFGVGLAMGLVFAPSVATLSHHFANTRFRILAYGTQASGSAVAGIFFPAMLNHLLPRYGFAWAMRILGFTVLGFFVVIFFTLSTTVPPRKKIAVLSFSVCKSVHSLTVARPVQNRAYCLYVAGVCLVSLTLFNPLTFGVTYAVHMGVPFETASYAPAINNGVSIIGRIIPLIAAQKVGPINILGVFAIGTGVLQLLWTLAKSTAGIMTYDAVYGIIAGGYAAAINPGAASFAPQTNQSGLYLGMCFFMSSFFWLVGTPISAALIDKNPTYLGASMFGGSVCVLGGISIMLCTIWRRRQLGTPWV; this is encoded by the exons ATGTCCAAAGCCCCAACCACCAACGCcctcacgcgcgcgccctcgcgcccgctCTACCCGGACGAGAAGGCACTCCAGCGCTCCaagtcgcgcgcgagcacgaccacCGAGTTTGACGGGCAggacccgctcgcgccgtaccccggcggcgacctggacgaagtcgacgaggaggacgacggccacggagtcgccgtcgccgacaagaGCCGGCGCGAGCCTGACCCCGAGAGCGCGAAGACGGAGCTCAAGGAGTCCAACTCGGCCAGCACGGCAGTCGAGGAGCCGGCCGCAAAGGTCGTGTATGAGAAGGTCAAGCTCAAGGGATGGTTGAACCTCGTTGGCGCCATCTTGGCCAACATGCTTTGTT TTGGCATGACGCAGTCT TTCGCCACGTTCCAGCAGTACTACTCGAAGAACGAGCTCTCCCACGTCTCAGGGAGCACGATCTCGTGGATCGGGGCGATCCAGTTCGCCTTCTGCCCGATGTTCGGCTGCGTCTCCGGCCCGCTCTTCGACGCAGGCTACCTGCGGCACCTGATCCTGATCTCGGGCTTCCTCTACGTTTTCTGTCTGATGATGGCGTCCCTCTCGACGCAGTACTACCAGCTCCTGCTGAGCCACGggttcggcgtcggcctcgcgatGGGCCTCGTCTTCGCGCCCTCGGTCGCGACGCTCTCCCACCACTTTGCGAACACGCGCTTCCGGATCCTCGCGTACGGGACCCAGGCGAGCGgaagcgccgtcgcgggcaTCTTCTTCCCTGCGATGCTGAACCACCTGCTACCGCGGTACGGCTTTGCGTGGGCCATGCGGATTC TCGGCTTCACCGTCCTCGGCTTCTTCGTCGTCATCTTCTTCACCCTGTCCACgaccgtgccgccgcgcaagAAGATCGCCGTGCTGAGCTTCAGCGTGTGTAAGTC AGTACACTCGCTGACGGTCGCCCGCCCAGTCCAAAACAGGGCCTACTGCCTCTacgtcgccggcgtgtgCCTCGTCTCGCTCACGCTCTTCAACCCGCTCACCTTTGGCGTGACCTACGCAGTGCACATGGGCGTGCCGTTCGAGACGGCTTCCTACGCCCCGGCAATCAACAACGGCGTCAGCATCATCGGGCGCATCATCCCCTTGATTGCCGCGCAGAAGGTCGGCCCGATCAACATCCTCGGCGTGTTCGCCATCGGCACCGGCGTGCTCCAGCTGCTCTGGACGCTCGCGAAGAGCACGGCAGGCATCATGACCTACGACGCAGTGTATGGGATCATCGCAGGCGggtacgccgccgcgatcaaccccggcgcggcgagcttcGCGCCCCAGACCAACCAGAGCGGCCTGTACCTCGGCATGTGTTTCTTCatgtcgtccttcttctggctcgtcggcacGCCGATTTCTGCGGCATTGATCGACAAGAACCCGACGTACCTCGGCGCAAGCATGTTCGGCGGCTCGGTATGTGTGCTCGGTGGCATTAGCATCATGCTGTGTACCATctggcgcaggcggcagcTGGGCACGCCCTGGGTGTAA